The following are encoded in a window of Bos indicus isolate NIAB-ARS_2022 breed Sahiwal x Tharparkar chromosome 21, NIAB-ARS_B.indTharparkar_mat_pri_1.0, whole genome shotgun sequence genomic DNA:
- the MESD gene encoding LRP chaperone MESD, which translates to MAASGWARAAVIFLCACDLLLLLLLPPRAFATEGPAETPGEATPPPRKKKKDIRDYNDADMARLLEQWEKDDDIEEGDLPEHKRPSAPIDFSQIDPGKPESILKMTKKGKTLMMFVTVSGNPTEKETEEITSLWQGSLFNANYDVQRFIVGSDRAIFMLRDGGYAWEIKDFLVSQDRCADVTLEGQVYPGKGGGSKEKNQTKQEKGKKKKERDPKPRASKEDNRAGSKKEEL; encoded by the exons ATGGCGGCCTCCGGCTGGGCCCGCGCCGCCGTGATTTTTCTCTGTGCCTGTGatttgctgctgctcctgctgctgccgccgAGGGCCTTCGCCACCGAGGGCCCGGCCGAGACACCCGGCGAGGCCACCCCACCTCCCCGGAAGAAGAAGAAGGATATTCGCGACTACAATGACGCCGACATGGCCCGTCTTCTGGAACAGTGGGAG AAAGATGACGACATAGAAGAAGGAGACCTCCCAGAGCACAAAAGACCCTCTGCACCCATAGATTTCTCGCAGATAGACCCGGGCAAGCCCGAGAGCATACTGAAGATGACGAAGAAGGGCAAGACGCTCATGATGTTTGTCACCGTGTCAGGAAACCCCACGGAGAAGGAGACGGAGGAGATCACCAGCCTGTGGCAGGGCAGCCTTTTCAATGCCAACTATGATGTCCAGAG GTTCATCGTGGGGTCAGACCGTGCCATCTTCATGCTCCGTGATGGGGGCTACGCATGGGAGATCAAGGACTTCCTGGTCAGTCAGGACAGGTGTGCCGATGTGACCCTGGAGGGCCAGGTGTACCCCGGCAAAGGGGGAGGAagcaaagagaagaatcaaaccaAGCAAGAGAAGggcaagaaaaagaaggagagagaccCGAAACCCCGGGCTTCGAAGGAAGACAATCGGGCTGGGAGTAAGAAGGAAGAGCTGTGA